The genomic stretch CGCCGAATACGGCGAATACATCGTAGAGGGCATAAAGCAGATCCGCGAAGCGGTCGCCGCAGGGCAAAAGATCGTTTCCATCTATTATTCGCCGCGCTATCGGGGAGAACTGACCGAACACGAACGGTCTGTACCCGTTTCGGACGAGGTGTTCGGAAAACTTTCCGAAGAAGTATCGCCGCAGGGGATACTCGCCGTGCTCGAAATACCCGAAAACGCGCCCGCAGCCCCGCAGGGCAACGCGCTGTTTCTGGACGGCATTTCCGATCCCGGAAACCTGGGCACGATCATCCGCACCGCAAACGGGGCGGGCTACGCCGATATTTATCTGAAAAACTGCACGGACCCGTACGCGCCCAAGTGTGTCCGTTCGGCAATGAGCGGACTCTTTTTCGTTCGCCTGCATTTTTTGAGCGAAAACGTTTATCCGTTTTTGGATGGGATTCCTTTCATTTGCGCGGATATGGGCGGAGAAAACGTGTATTCTTTTCGGCCGCCGCAAAAATTCGTGCTCGTTATCGGAAACGAGGCGAACGGCGTGAGCGAGGAAATGCGGAAAGTCTGCGAATATACGGTCAGTATCCCGATGCGGGAATGCTGCGAGAGCCTGAACGCGGGCGTTTCGGCGGGTATTTTGATGTATCATTTAAAGTACGCGAACAAGATCAATTAAACAGGAGGAACAGTCATGTCGGGACATAGCAAATGGCACAATATACAGGCGAAAAAAGGAAAGACGGACGCGGCGCGCGCCCGCGTATTTACCAAACTCGGAAGAGAGATTTCCGTTGCGGCGAAGGGCAACCCCAACCCCGATACCAACAGCAAACTGGCGGACGCGATCGCCAAGGCGAAAGCGAATAATATGCCCAACGACAACATCACCCGCTGTATAAAAAAGGCTGCGGGCGAATTGGGCGCCGTGAATTATGAAAATCTTACCTACGAGGGATACGGCGTCGGCGGCAGCGCTTTGATCATCACAACCCTGACCGATAATAAAAACAGAACGGTGGGCGATATCCGCAGCACGCTTTCCAAGTGCGGCGGTATGCTCGGCAACAGCGGCTGCGTTTCCTATATGTTCGACAACAAGGGATTGTTGGTGGTGGAAAAGACGCTGGATATGGACGAGGATACCATCACCGAATACGCCATCGAGGCGGGCGCGGACGATATCGTGTCGCAGGATGACGTGTTCGAGATTTTTACCGACCCCTTGAATTTTTCCGAAGTGCGCAAATTTTTGGTGGAAAAGGGCGTCGAGTTTCTGGAAGCGGATATCCGCATGATCCCGCAGAACAAGATCACGCTGACCGACGAAAATGTGGAAATCTTTTTGAAATTATTGGATAAACTGGACGAACTGGACGACGTGCAGGACGTCTATCATAACGTGGATTTGCCCGAGGAAGAGGACGAAGATTGATTTTTCCCGATTGGCAAAGTACTATGCGTGACACAAACCGTAAAAACGAGGTGATTTTATGACGGTACGGGAAACTTGCCTGAAAGCAAAAGAAAACAGCGGCGTTATCGCGACGGCTTGCGAAAAGGACATGAATGCCATGCTCGCCGCGGCCGCCGTCGCGCTGCGCGCGAACGCCGAATATATTATCGGCGAAAATAAAAAGGACGTTGACTCCTGTACCCGCGGCGAACAGTTTAAAGACCGCCTGATGCTGGACGAAAAGCGCATCGACGGCATCGCGCGGGGATTGGAAAAACTGACCGAGATCGAATGCCCCGTAGGAGAAATTTTAGAGGAGCGCACGCTGTACAACGGTTTGAAATTGCAGCGCGTGCGCGTGCCTATGGGCGTTCTCGGCATCATTTACGAGGCGCGCCCCAACGTCACGGCGGACGCGATCGCCCTCGCGATCAAGAGCGGAAACGCAGTCGTACTGCGCGGCAGCAAGGACGCGTATCTTTCCAACGCCGCGGTCACGAAAGTAATCAAGGACGCGATTGGAAATATCGGATACAATGCCGAATTTATTCAGTTGATCGAGGACGTTTCGCATGAGGGAGCAGCGGAACTGATGCGTATGAACGGCGTCGTGGACGTTCTGATCCCGCGCGGCAGCGCGGCGCTGATTCAGAACGCCGTGCAGAACGCAACCGTACCCATCATCGAGACGGGTACGGGAAACTGCCACGTTTATATGGAGAATTCCGCCGACCTTTCCATGGCGCTGCCCATTCTGATCAATTCCAAGACGCAGCGCACGTCGGTGTGCAACGCCTGCGAAAGCCTGCTTTTGGATGAGGATTTCGCAAAGAAACATTTGGCTGAGATCGTCGCCGCTTTGAAAGAAAAGGGCGTTGAGATCGTAGCGTGCGGCCGCAGCCGTAAAATCGTGCCCGAATTACAGGCGGCGAGCGAAGAGGACTTCTATACGGAATTTCTGGATATGAAAATTTCAATACGCATCGTGGACGGCGTGGACGACGCGATCGCTTGCGTCAACCGTTACGGCACGCACCATTCGGATACCATCGTCACCAACGACGAGCGCGCGGCGGAAAAGTTTTTGCAGGGGGTAGACAGCGCGGCGGTGTACTGGAACGCGAGCACGCGCTTTACCGACGGTTTCGAATTCGGGCTCGGCGCCGAGATGGGGATCTCCACGCAAAAACTTCACGCGCGTGGCCCTATGGGATTAAAAGAGTTGACTTCCTATAAATACGTGGTGCGCGGAAACGGTCAGATCCGCGGATAATTTTACCAGCGGAAAAATTTTCGGAGCCGCATATTCTCGGACAAGGTGCAGATAATAATATTGTCAGCAGCGGTAAAACAATCGGTTGTGAAGAGATAAGTAATGATAGATTGAATCAATGGTTTTTATTGTTTTACAGTTGCTTGCATATATATTGTTGCACGGAAAATAGTTTCGAGAAATGATATACATTTTGAATTACCTTTGCATGATTTAAATTTTTGTAACGTAATTTGCAGAGATAATTGAGATTGTATCGAGTGTCCGAATATATAAAAAGTGTGACGAAAAAAGAGGGAAGACGTAGAGAAATTTATGGATTTCCTCTCTTTTTTTATGCAAATTTTTTTGCGCGATTGTGTTTACAAGCCAATTATTTTGTGCTACAATATTTGCAATTTCATTTTGGAGGTGCGAATGGCAAAAAAGAGCAAAGCGCAGAAACAAGTGGAAAAAACCGTAAAAAAGACGCATAAAGCGACCGTCGTTTTGGCGGTTCTATTTTTGCTCATCGGTATAGCCGCGGGCGTCGGCGCGTCATGGTTTTTGACGAAAGACGATACGTTCGAACTCAACGGCGAAAAGGTGATCCGTCTGACGGTGGGCGATACGTACGAGGAACAGGGCGCGAAAGCGATCTCCTTCGGGAAAGATATTTCTTCCAAGGTTCAGATCTCGGGCGACAAACCCGATCTTGCCGTCGCAGGCGAGTATCAGATCGTCTATAAAGTCGATGATTTCCGTTATAAAGATTATCAACTTGTGAGAAGAGTGGTCGTAGAGGACGCGGGAGGAGAAACCAATGGCTAAAAAACAAAAAACGTTTTCTCTCACCATAGCGGCGTGCCTGCTCGCGTTCGTGATCGGCGCGGTGGCGGGTTTCGCCATGTGGACGGTCTATAAAAATCCCAAGGGCGGCGACGTGTACGTCAGCGGCGATCTGCAAATTCATTTTATGGAACTCGGAAACAACTACACGGGCGACAGTATCTACATAAAGGCGGGCGAAACGGATATTCTCATCGACGCGGGTTCCCGCGCGAACAGCACCGATGCGACTTCGGAATATATTGACCGATACTGTACGGACGGTACGCTCGAATATGTCGTCGCGACACACGCTGACCAGGATCATATCGCGGGCTTTGCCGGGAGCAGTTCCTCGCCGAGCATGTTCGAACGCTACAAATGCGAAACGATCATCGATTTTGCACTCACGAACAAGACCACGCAGGTCTATCAGAATTACGTGAAAAAGCGCGATGCCGCGGTCGCACAGGGCGCGAAACATTACAACGCCCTGCAATGTTATAAGGGAGAAAACGGCGCGCAGCGCGTGTACGAACTTTCCGACGGCATTAAAATGGAAATTTTATATCAGGAATTCTACGAAAACAAGTCGAGCGATGAAAACAATTATTCCGTGTGCCTTATGTTCAATCAGGGCGACAAGCATTTTCTCTTTACGGGAGATCTCGAAGAGGACGGTGAGATTTCGCTCGTCGAATCCAACGAACTTCCCAAAGTCGAACTGTTCAAGGCGGGACACCACGGCTCGAAAACTTCGTCCAACGACGTTTTGCTGAAAGTCATAGAGCCCGAGATCGTATGCGTCTGCTGCTGTGCGGGCAGTGTGGAGTACACGCAGAATTTTGAAAACACTTTCCCCACGCAGGCGATGATAGACCGCGTTTCGCTGTATACCGACCGTGTGTACGTGACGACCGTGGGCGAGGTCGTATATAACGCGGATAAGGAAAAATACGAAGATAACGGTTTCGGTCCGCTCAACGGGAACATCGTAGTTACCTCGAATAAAAGCGGCGTAAACGTGCAGTGTTCGCACGATAACGCGGTCCTGAAAGACACGAAATGGTTCAAAGATAACCGAACGATGCCGAGCGCGTGGTCGTAAAAGCGTAAAATAAGCAGGAATGACGAAAAATATCGCCTACCTGCTTTTTTTATACGTAAAATTCTTGATAAATCGCCCGAAAAGTATTAAAATAGATATGTTATTCAGTAGTATTAGGAGATTTATTTTGATTCGAAACGATTTAAGAAACGTTGCCATCATCGCACACGTGGACCACGGCAAAACGACGCTCGTTGATCAGATGCTGAAACAGAGCGGCACGTTCAGAGAAAATCAGGTCGTGCAGGAAAGAGTCATGGACTCGAATGATCTGGAAAAAGAAAGAGGCATCACCATTCTCGCAAAAAACACGTCCGTCAACTATCACGGCGTGAAGATCAATATCATCGATACTCCCGGGCACGCCGATTTCGGCGGTGAAGTGGAGCGCGTGCTGAAAATGGTCAACGGCGTTCTCATTCTCGTGGACGCGGCGGAAGGCCCCATGCCGCAGACGCGTTTCGTCATGCAGAAAGCGCTGGAAATGAACCATAAACTGATCATCGTCGTCAATAAGGTGGACAGGCCCGACGCGCGTATCGCGGAAGTCGAGGACGAAATTTTAGAACTTCTGATCGATCTGAATGCTTCGGACGACCAACTGGAAAGCCCCATTCTCTTCTGTTCGGGCCGCGCGGGCACCGCGTCGCGTTACGCCGACAAAGACGGCAAAGATCTCACCCCGCTGTTCGATACCATTTTAAACCACGTGCCGCCCATGGAAGTGAACGAGCGCGCGCCTTTGCAGATCCTCGTGTCTTCCATCGATTACAACGAATACGTGGGGCGCATCGGCGTAGGGCGTATCGAGCGCGGCACCGCCGTCGCCAACCAGGAGATCACGGTCTGCAATTATAACGATTTTACCATGAAAAAGCGCGGTAAACTCGTCAACCTGTACCAGATAGAGGGACTGAGCCGTACGCCCGTACAGTCGGCTGCGGCGGGCGATATCGTCTGTTTTTCGGGACTGGAAGGCATCAACATCGGCGATACCATCTGCGCGAACGACTGTGTGGAGGCGGTCAAATTCGTCAAGATCAGCGAACCGACCGTGGAGATGACGTTTTCCGTAAACGATTCTCCCTTTGCGGGCAAAGAGGGGAAATTCGTCACCAGCCGCCATCTGCGCGAAAGGCTGTACCGCGAACTTTTAAAGGACGTTTCCCTGAAAGTGGAAGATACCGACACCGCGGAGGCGTTCAAGGTGAGCGGCCGCGGCGAAATGCACCTTTCCATTCTCATCGAGACCATGCGCCGCGAGGGGTATGAGTTTCAGGTGAGCACGCCCAAGGTCCTGTTCAAGACCATCGACGGGCATCTCTATGAGCCTGTGGAGCGACTGATTGTGGACGTCCCCGAGGACAGCACCGGTCCCGTGTTCCAGAGCATGGGCGAGCGCAAAGGGGAACTCGTGCACATGGGCGCGGTGGGTTCCCGTATGCGCCTGGAATTTATCATCCCCGCGCGCGGACTGTTCGGCTATAAGAGCGACTTTCTCACTTCGACGAAGGGCGAAGGCGTCATGAACTCCATATTCTACGAATATCAGCCGTATAAGGGCGAGTTAAAGCGCCGCGACACAGGCTCTCTCGTCGCGTTTGAAACGGGCGAGGCGGTTTCTTACGGGCTGTTCAACGCGCAGGACAGAGGCGTTCTGTTCGTCGATCCGGGCACGCAGGTCTATGAAGGGATGGTCGTGGGTGTTTCCCCCAAATCCGACGACATCAACGTAAACGTCTGCAAGAAAAAGCATATGACGAATACCCGCGCTTCGGGCAGCGACGACGCGATGCGGCTCAACTCGCCCAAAAAGATGAGCCTGGAAGAATGCCTCGAATTTTTGAACGACGACGAATTATTGGAAGTGACGCCCCGGACGCTGCGGATCCGCAAGCGGATTTTGGACAGCGAACTTCGCGCCAAAGCCAAGGCGCGCGAGAAAAAGGCATAATTCTTTGTTTTTCGGCATAGAATAACCCGACAAGACTTCGGGGGTATTTTATGGAAGAAAAGACGCAAACAGTTACGATCGAACAGCAGAAAAAGATTACGATGACGAGCGTGGAGAGCGTGGATTCTTTTTCTACGCAGCAGATCACGCTCACCGTCGAAGGCGGACGGGCGGTGATCACGGGCGACGCGCTCAAAATCGTCAATTTTTCCAAAACCAACGGAAATTTCGCTGCGGAAGGGAAAATTTCGGGACTGAAATATCTCGGCAAGCGCGACAAACTCGCCAAAAGGCTGTTCCGCTGATGGAAGATACCGTCAATCAGATCTATATTCTGATCGTATGCCTGTTTTCGGGCATACTCGGCGGCGTTTTGTACGAGCCTTTTTATCTGTTCCGACGGCTGATAAACAAACGCGCCGCGGGAATCATCGCGGATATTCTCTTTTTTCTGTTATTCGCGGGAATTTTCGTTCTGTTGTCCGTCATATACGATTTCCCCGCAACGCGGCCGTATATGCTTATGGGTGCGCTCGGCGGACTCCTGCTGTACCTCGTAAGTTTACACAGAATACTTGCTTTTTTGACAGAAAAGTTGTATAATAGCGCCAAGAAACTAATCTTGCGTATTAAGCGCAATTTTTCGGGAAAAAGGAATGAAAGAAGAAAAGTTTAAAAAAATCGTCGTCGCCGCTACGGTCACCGCCGTGACGCTGCTGTTTATTTTAATCGTATTCTGGGTGTACCAACTGATTTCCGTTTCCGTGCGCAACCGCGAGATCCAAAAGTTGCAAGACGAGATCGCCTATTATCAGGAACTGATCGAAAGCGGAAACTTGAGCATCGACGAAGTGTATACCGCGCGTTGGTGGATCGAAAAGCGCGCGCTTGAACTCGGCATGAAGTATCCCGGATATTCAGCGGAATGAGGATGATTTAAATATGAAATGTTCGGTCATTGATATCGGTTCGAATTCCGTCCGCCTGTTGTTATGGGCGGACGGAAAAACTTTATATAAGAAACTGTGCACCACGCGCCTGGGTGAAGGTCTGTCGAAAAGCGGCGTTCTGACGGGGGAAGCGATCACGCGCACGGCAAACGCCGTGGCGCGCTTTTGCGAAGAGGCGAAGACAGAGGGGGCGGAACGCATATTTGCGTTTGCGACCGCGGCGGTCCGCCGCGCTTTCAACGGCTCCCGGTTCGTCGCCGCTGTGAAAGAGATCTGCGGACTGGACGTGGACGTGCTGTCAGGCGAACGCGAGGCGGAGATCGGCTTTCTGGGCGCGCTCGGCGGCAACGACGGCGGCGTTCTGGATATCGGCGGGGCGAGTACGGAGATCCTCGTCGGGCAAAGCGGGCGCATTCTCTATGCAAAGAGCCTGGATATCGGCGCGGTTCGTTTAAAAGACTTGTGCGGCGAGGATAAAGGAAAACTTTTGACCGTCATCGACGAAAAGATCTCGCCTTTTGCAAGCGTGCCGCAATGTCCGATGTTCGCCATCGGCGGCACCGCGACCACGCTCGTTTCCCTGCATAAAAAAATGAAAGTCTACGAGCCGTCGGCGGTGCACGGCAGCGTTTTGACGCAAGAAGAAGTTCGGGCGCTCGCGGACAAACTTTTGTCGTGCACGCAGGATGAACGGCTCGCGATGGACGGCATGGAAAAGGGGCGGGCGGACGTTATCGGCGGCGGCGCGCTTTTGATGAGCCGCGTCATGGAAAAGATCGGCGCACGGCAAATTACCGTGAGCGTGCGCGACAATCTCGAAGGCTATTTGATCGGCAAAAAGGAGCGGGGCGAACTATGAGAAAACTGCATACCGCGTATAAAGTTTTCGACGCGGCCGCCGCGATCTGTATCGCCGTTCTGATCGTATGGGCGGCTTATGCGAAATTCGGCGGGGAATTCGGATCCGTACTCATCGCCGCGAGCCTCGTGCTCGGAGGGCTCGTATGTAGTTTTCTCTGCGACGTGTTGCACGAGGCAGGGCATCTGCTGTTCGGGAAAATCTGCAATTTTTCCTTCAACAGCGTGCGCGTCGGGTTTGTGAAGATCTACAAAAAAGACGGGTATATCCGCGTCACGGCAAAGGAACTTCCCGAATCCGTCGCGGGCGCGACGGAGATGCTGCCGCGTAATTCCGAAAAGTTGTATCCCCGTTTTTTATGGACGGTCGCGGGCGGGCTGCTCTTTTCTTTTCTTGCGTTTGCCGCGCTGTTTGCCTGTTTCCTTTTTTACCGCAGGCTCCCGTTTGCCGTCTTTGCGCTGACCTGCACAGGGCTGCCTTATGCCTTTCATCTTTTTTTCTATAATCTCCTGCCGCTCGACAACGACAGTCTTTTTACGGACGGCGCCATTTTCTGGGGGCTTTTGCACAGGGACGCTTCTTACCGCACGGCAGTCAATATCCTCGCCGTCGAGGGCTATCTGAACGAGGGGCTCGCGCCCGCGGAGATCGATGCCGAACTATATTTCGGTCTGCCGCAGTTGCCTGAGGACGATATCAACTTTATCATCCTTACGTCCTATCGGCTGATGTACTATCTCGACGCGGACGACAAGGCCAAGGCGGTCGCCGCCTGCGAACGGTTGGAAAGCCTGATGGAATACGTTCCCGAGTATTACGAGAAAGATATCGCGTCGGACATACTCTTTTGCGAATGTTCTCTGAAAAGGGACGCGGCGCTCGCGGAAAGTATGTATCCCGCGCTCGCAACGCATCTGTTGCGGGAAGACACGCTCGCGTCGCACCGCATTCTGGCCGCCTATGAACTGTACGTGAACGGCGACAAGACTGCCGCGCTCTCGCACGTGAACGAGGCGCAGAAGAAGGCGGAAACGCATCAGATCCCGGGACTCGTAAAATACGAAAAAAAGTTGCTCGCCCGTATCCGCGGCGATATAGTAAGATAAAAAAAGAGAGGAGTCGTTTAAAACGCCTCTTCTCTTTTTTTAACAGAGTTTGGACATTGTTCCGCTGCAATCGGGACACATATCGCTTTGCGCATTCATGCATTCCTTGCAGACGTACGCGCCGCATTCGTAGCATACGTACATGTCGTTGGGTTCGACCTGTTTTTGGCATTTTCCGCATAATAATTTCATAAAAGAAACCTCCCGTTCCCGTTTGAAACAAGTATTGGCAAATTTTTCTTTTTTATTCCCCGAAAAAAGTTTTTTGCGGATTGTCAAAATGTAGTGGTTTATGTCAAGCGTTTGCCTTTCGCGGCTTGTGCGGCTGATTTCGCGCCTTAAAACGCATCGCTGAAAATTTATTTATACAAAACGAACGCAAAACGCTTTATTTTAAACGCAAAATATGGTATAATAATACCAATAAAATCCGCAAGTGAAAGCACTTGTTTTCAGGAGAAACAACATATGTCAGAAAAAGTGCAAGGCGAATACGGCGAGGAGCAGATACAGGTTCTGGAAGGTCTGGACCCGGTACGCAAACGCCCCGGAATGTATATCGGTTCTACCGATGAACGGGGACTTCATCACCTCGTGCAGGAAATCGTCGATAACTCCATAGACGAAGCGTTGGCGGGCTACTGCGATACCATCCGCTGCGTGATCAATAAGGACGGCTCCTGCTCCGTGCAGGATAACGGCCGCGGTATCCCTACGGGTATTCACCCCAAAGAGGGTGTATCTTCCGTCGAACTCGTATTGACCAAACTCCACGCGGGCGGCAAATTCGGCGGCGGGGGCTATAAGATCTCGGGTGGTTTGCACGGCGTCGGTCTGTCAGTCGTCAACGCGCTCTCCGAATGGCTGGAAGTGGAAGTCTATCAGAACGGAAATATTTATAAGCAAATTTTTAATCGCGGCATACCGCAGAAAGCGCTTTCGATCGTCGGTCAAACGGACATTACGGGGACAAAGGTCACGTTCTATCCCGACGAGGAAATTTTCGAAACGCTCATTTTCAATTACGAAAATCTGAAAGTGCGTCTGCGCGAGTTGGCGTATTTGAATAAAGGACTGACTATTTCCATCCGCGACGAGCGGGAAGAAAAACCCAAGTTCGACGAGTTCTGCTACGAGGGCGGCATTCTGCACTTCGTGGAAGACATGAACAAAAATAAAGAGGTTCTCTTCGGCGAGCCCGTCTATTTCGAAGAGGAACAGGGCGACAGCGCGATCGAAGTCGCCATTCAGTACAATGACGGTTACAGCGAACTCATCATGAGTTACGCCAACAATATCCATACCGAAGAGGGCGGCACGCATCTGGAAGGCTTCAAAGCCGCGCTCACCAAAGTCATCAACGACGCGGGACGCCGTCTGAACATCCTGAAAGAAAACGACAAACTTTCGGGCGACGACGTGCGCGAAGGCATTACCGCCGTCGTTTCCGTCAAACTCACCGAACCGCAGTTCGAGGGGCAGACCAAAACAAAACTCGGCAACAGCGCGATGCGCGCGTTCGTCATGAAGGCGACGACCGAGCATTTGGGCACCTATCTCGAAGAAAATCCCTCGGTGGCAAAAGAACTTATTCTCCGCTGTATCACCGCGCAGAAAGCGCGCGACGCCGCGAGAAACGCGCGCGAACTGACGAGGCGTAAGGGTATCCTGGAAAGCACGACGCTGCCCGGCAAACTTGCCGATTGCAGCGAAAAGCGGGCGGAACTGTGCGAGATCTATATCGTCGAGGGCGACAGCGCAGGCGGCACCGCAAAACAGGGCCGCGATCGCCGTTTTCAGGCGATTTTGCCCCTTCGCGGCAAAATATTGAACGTGGAAAAGGCGCGTATCAACCGCGTTCTGGAAAATCTGGAGATCAAGAGCATGATCACCGCGTTCGGCTGCGGCATTTCCGAAGATTTCGACGAGAGCAAACTGCGCTACGACCGCATCATCTGCATGACCGATGCCGACGTAGACGGCAGCCATATCAGGATTTTGCTTTTGACTTTCTTTTTCCGCTATATGCGTCCCCTGGTCCAGAACGGGCACGTTTATATCGCACAGCCGCCGCTGTACAAGGCGACGCGCGGGAAAGAGGAAAAATATATGTATTCGGACCAGGAATTGGACGAGTACAGAAATTCCAATCCAGGAAAATTCGACTTGCAGCGTTACAAGGGCCTCGGCGAAATGAACAAGGAACAACTTTGGGAAACGACGATGAATCCCTCCACGCGCACGCTGCTTCGCGTCACCATGAAAGACGCGGTGGAAGCGGATGAAATGTTTTCGCTCCTGATGGGCGAAAAGCCCGAACTTCGCAGACAGTTCATCGAAGAGAACGCGAAACTCGTTGCCGAACTGGATATCTGAGGTAAAAGAATATGGCTAAAAAAGAAACCAGTCCCGAACTTACCGAAGAGTTTAAAAAAACTCTTGAAATGACCAATATGATCAACGTCGAAGTGGACGACGAGTTAAAAAAATCCTTCATCGCCTATGCGATGGCGGTCAACGTCAGCCGCGCCATTCCGGACGTGCGCGACGGGTTGAAACCCGTCCATCGACGTATTTTGTATTCCATGCACGAAATGGGGCTGTACAACGACAAGGCGTACCGCAAATGCGCCCGTATCGTCGGCGACGTTCTCGGTAAATATCACCCGCATGGCGACTCAGCCGTGTACGACGCGCTCGTGCGGCTTGCACAGGATTTCACCATCAATTTTCCCTTGGTAGACGGGCACGGAAACTTCGGTTCCGTCGACGGCGATCCTCCCGCGGCAATGCGTTATACCGAGGCGAGAATGTCCAAACTCGCGGCGGAAATGCTGCGCGATCTGGATAAGGAAACGGTGGATTATTATCCCACGTTCGACGATACTTCCATGCAGCCGTGCGTATTGCCCGCGCGCTTTCCCAACCTGTTGGTCAACGGCAGCGACGGCATCGCAGTCGGCATGGCGACGAACATTCCGCCGCACAATCTTGCGGAAGTCATCGGGGCGGTCATCGCGCAGATAGACAATCCCGAGATCACCATCGACGAACTGATGGAATACGTACCCGCTCCCGATTTTCCTACGGGTGCCATTCTGATGGGGCGCGCGGGCGTAAAGCGTGCATACCGCACGGGCCGCGGCAGTTTCGTTCTCAGGGCGAAGTGCGAAATCGAAGATTACAATTCGGGCAACACCGTCCGTTCGAGGATCATCGTCACCGAGATCCCGTATCAGGTAAATAAGGCGCGTCTGATCGAAAATATCGCCGACCTTGTCAAAGAAAAACGGATCGAGGGTATTTCCGATATCCGCGAGGAATCCGACCGTGACGGTATGCGCATCGTCATCGAGATCAAAAAGGACGCGAACCCGCAAGTTGTTTTAAATCTTTTGTACAAACATACCGCGTTGCAGACTTCCAACGGCATTATTTTCCTCGCTTTGCGCGACGGCGAGCCGAAAGTCCTCAATCTAAAAGAGATCATCGACTGCTATATCCGTCATCAGATCGATGTTATCGTGCGCCGTACCAAATTCGATCTGAACAAAGCGGAAGAGCGCGCCCATATCGTCAGCGGACTCGTGCTCGCTCTGGCGAACATCGACGAAGTGATCGCCATTATCAAGGGATCGAAAGATAAATTCGTCGCGATCGACAAGTTGATGGCTACGTTCGAACTTTCCGAAAAGCAAGCCAACGCCATCATGGAAATGCGCCTGCAAAGACTCACTTCGCTGGAAGTCGATAAACTGGAAGAGGAACTGACGCAGTTGCAGGCGACCATCGCCGATTTACGGGATATCCTCGCCAACGAAACGCGCGTTCTGGAGATCATCAAGACCGACCTTCGCACGATCATGGAAAAGTATCCTTCCGAGCGCCGCACCGAACTTTCCTACGACTACGGCGAAATCGATATCGAAGATCTGATCGAGCGCGAGGACGTCGTCATCACCATGACGCATTCGGGCTACATCAAGCGTCAGCCTGTTGCCGAATACAAGGCGCAAAGGCGAGGCGGCATGGGCATTACGGCGCATAAGCCCAAGGACGAGGACTTTGTCGAACGACTGTTCATTTCTTCCACGCACGACGAAATTCTTTTCTTCTCCAGTTTCGGAAAA from Candidatus Borkfalkia ceftriaxoniphila encodes the following:
- the gyrA gene encoding DNA gyrase subunit A, producing MTNMINVEVDDELKKSFIAYAMAVNVSRAIPDVRDGLKPVHRRILYSMHEMGLYNDKAYRKCARIVGDVLGKYHPHGDSAVYDALVRLAQDFTINFPLVDGHGNFGSVDGDPPAAMRYTEARMSKLAAEMLRDLDKETVDYYPTFDDTSMQPCVLPARFPNLLVNGSDGIAVGMATNIPPHNLAEVIGAVIAQIDNPEITIDELMEYVPAPDFPTGAILMGRAGVKRAYRTGRGSFVLRAKCEIEDYNSGNTVRSRIIVTEIPYQVNKARLIENIADLVKEKRIEGISDIREESDRDGMRIVIEIKKDANPQVVLNLLYKHTALQTSNGIIFLALRDGEPKVLNLKEIIDCYIRHQIDVIVRRTKFDLNKAEERAHIVSGLVLALANIDEVIAIIKGSKDKFVAIDKLMATFELSEKQANAIMEMRLQRLTSLEVDKLEEELTQLQATIADLRDILANETRVLEIIKTDLRTIMEKYPSERRTELSYDYGEIDIEDLIEREDVVITMTHSGYIKRQPVAEYKAQRRGGMGITAHKPKDEDFVERLFISSTHDEILFFSSFGKVYSIKAYEIPEAQRQARGRAIVNLLQIEQDEKITAVIPLTEGTEGYIAMATHKGLIKKTALEEFANIRKVGKIAIKITEGDELISVQFTTGEDELIIASKEGKCIRFSEKDVRPMGRDTQGVKAMSLNDDDYLVDMLIVKPDCEILTLTSNGYGKRSDVEDYRLQGRAGKGIKAGVFNEKTGYLVNLKIVSEQEDIMIITGNGTIIRMHVADITKIGRNTQGVRVMRVKDSEVATVAIAPREDDEEQSDAEIPETETPQETAEETNDNE